The Echeneis naucrates chromosome 8, fEcheNa1.1, whole genome shotgun sequence genome has a window encoding:
- the mrc2 gene encoding C-type mannose receptor 2 codes for MQSNDRHRNQESRAAWTNRQLGLYKCTLYLFIFSVELKRSLSAAVDSDAFAFFHEGSRGCLGVRDHSLILSASCEEANQRWKWVTRGRLFNLGSSLCLGVTTSNFTSRLERSPLGVYTCDREPPRVRWTWNCGQVLENLNNYLPSPSRWNSSSTPPPSKLKWTLHGGAQDLCAKMYQEIYTIQGNSHGRPCYLPFLYDGQWFHSCTSIGREDGHLWCATTYDYGKDERWGFCPVKSSGCETFWDTDPLTDSCYQFNFQATLSWSEARISCQQQGADLLSITKLHEQTYINGLLTAYSASLWIGLNDLDINGGWQWADSSPLKYLNWEPDHPNHAEEENCAVIKSESSGRWQNRDCSVALPYVCKKRPNATLDPFTTDSWADDEKYECDVGWQAFQAGCYKLTSEKTDWDTAQKTCQKMEANLVSIHTLPELEFIMRNMKKDIDQLWIGLHDTDMQMDFQWTDHTPVIFTYWHPFEPNNFRNTPEDCVSIWGSEGRWDDSPCNLTLPSICKKPGTKSDGKPQHQDCKQGWKWHSPACYWVGEDLLTFDEARKACEGHGAALITITNRFEQAYANSLLFGRSGDSFWIGLHDHPSPGSFHWLSGDEVSFTNWNRDQPVKVHGGCVSMATGFATGLWEVRECASAKAKFICRQNQDTSLSPEPPVPQPTPSLTGSCPSGWKSNSNLRYCYKVFHSSRLEQKLSWLQAHLFCQKHGANLLSISGPDEEYFVLQILHEAFGESEDHEQHWFWIGLNRRNPTDNGSWRWSDGLAFTYQNFGRYYYNIRQCAAADLGTMTWLAMHCDSELDWICKLPRGSVEKEPEASEGAGSPEWIAFQEAEYKFFDHRTTWDQARRICSWFDSSLASVHSAEEEAFLANTLHKMVKVEGDNWWLGLYTYENDGRFRWSDNSVLNYVSWALGRPHPLSRDRKCIHISASKADWADQKCHSDLPYICKRVNVTGTIPPTPSTPHQPAGCPDGWASYQHKCFRVFDQSHRVTWSAAKLKCEPQGGALAVVSNHLEQAFITTLLNNASVDLWVGLTSDSKGHFQWAKTSLLSYTNWAPGEPLDNSGPHHNKTRGNCVVMIHGNPQKNTGMWASRACEMESNGYICQRHQDQQLPPAPALIPASLSKPVELGGVTYRVVEKRLDWTGALHLCESLNGTLATVKDPYQQAYLTLLINSLRRPAWIALYNYGGRSFTWLGEEEVSYSNWKYGEPNQMAGCGHMTTTGQWTMTPCDAKLEAAICQISDDPVSHQWIYPGHCPSLLGEWAWVPFRNHCYAFNLQRLKLQQDARVSCKKVGAELLSILDETENGFVLEHIQSYEEQAHGAWLGISVKGRGLVWSEDIEMSYTNWEAHNLAFSVLSPNSCFWIQSNSGLWKPGSCRNRTHGVICKRPRSAEPSDVTSDGDHLPTLIVVIVTGLVLVMLIVGVIYLYRRRTVGSRGSYEGARYSRTNSSLTEQTEKNILVSDMELNEQPE; via the exons CCGCTGTGGACTCTGATGCCTTTGCTTTCTTCCATGAGGGCTCCCGAGGGTGCCTGGGGGTGCGGGATCACTCCCTCATCCTGTCGGCCTCCTGTGAGGAAGCCAACCAGCGCTGGAAGTGGGTGACCCGAGGACGCCTGTTCAACCTGGGCTCCTCACTCTGCCTGGGCGTAACCACGAGCAACTTCACCTCCAGGCTGGAGAGGTCCCCCCTCGGCGTGTACACTTGTGATCGCGAGCCGCCCAGAGTGCGTTGGACGTGGAACTGCGGCCAGGTGCTGGAAAACCTCAACAACTACCTTCCCTCACCTTCGCGGTGGAACTCCTCCTCAACTCCGCCACCCTCCAAGCTCAAATGGACTCTGCACGGTGGCGCACAGGACCTGTGTGCTAAGATGTATCAAG AGATCTATACGATCCAGGGGAACTCTCACGGCCGCCCCTGCTACCTGCCCTTCCTGTATGATGGCCAGTGGTTCCACAGCTGCACCAGCATCGGCCGTGAGGACGGTCACCTGTGGTGCGCCACCACCTATGACTATGGCAAAGACGAGCGATGGGGGTTTTGTCCAGTCAAGA GCAGCGGTTGTGAGACTTTCTGGGATACTGACCCGCTGACAGACAGCTGCTACCAGTTTAACTTCCAGGCTACGCTGTCATGGAGTGAGGCTCGGATCAGTTGCCAGCAGCAGGGGGCAGACCTGCTGAGCATCACCAAACTGCATGAGCAGACCTACATCAACG GTTTACTGACTGCCTACAGTGCTTCTTTGTGGATCGGCCTCAATGACCTAGATATCAACGGAGGCTGGCAGTGGGCCGACTCCTCACCTCTGAAATATCTCAACTGGGAGCCAG ACCATCCAAACCACGCTGAGGAGGAGAACTGTGCTGTGATTAAAAGTGAGTCATCAGGTCGCTGGCAAAACCGTGATTGTTCTGTTGCTCTGCCATATGTCTGTAAGAAGAGGCCCAACGCCACCCTGGACCCCTTCACCACAG ATTCGTGGGCAGATGATGAGAAATATGAGTGTGATGTGGGCTGGCAGGCCTTCCAGGCTGGCTGCTACAAGCTGACTTCAGAGAAGACCGATTGGGATACAGCTCAAAAAACCTGCCAGAAGATGGAGGCCAACCTGGTCAGCATCCACACCCTTCCTGAGCTGGAGTTCATTATGCGCAACATGAAGAAAG ACATCGACCAGCTCTGGATAGGCCTCCACGACACTGACATGCAAATGGATTTCCAGTGGACTGACCACACACCTGTCATCTTCACCTACTGGCACCCCTTTGAACCCAACAACTTTCGCAACACCCCAGAGGATTGCGTCTCCATTTGGGGATCG GAGGGCCGCTGGGATGACAGCCCCTGCAATCTGACTCTCCCCTCCATCTGCAAGAAACCAGGCACAAAGAGTGACGGGAAGCCGCAGCACCAAGACTGCAAACAA GGCTGGAAATGGCACAGTCCAGCTTGTTACTGGGTGGGAGAAGATCTGCTCACATTTGACGAGGCCAGGAAAGCCTGTGAGGGCCATGGAGCCGCTCTCATTACCATCACCAATag GTTTGAGCAGGCGTACGCCAACAGCCTGTTGTTCGGTCGTTCTGGAGATTCCTTCTGGATCGGCCTCCACGACCACCCCAGCCCCGGCTCGTTCCACTGGCTGAGCGGGGATGAGGTGTCCTTCACCAACTGGAATCGAGATCAGCCAG TCAAAGTCCATGGCGGCTGTGTTTCCATGGCGACGGGCTTCGCAACAGGTCTGTGGGAGGTGAGGGAGTGTGCGTCAGCGAAGGCGAAATTCATCTGCCGACAGAACCAGGACACGTCTCTGAGCCCCGAGCCCCCCGTCCCTCAGCCCACCCCGAGTCTCACCGGCTCCTGTCCCAGTGGCTGGAAGAGCAACAGCAACCTGCGCTACTGCTACAAG GTGTTTCATTCCTCCCGGCTGGAGCAGAAGCTGAGCTGGCTGCAGGCTCACCTGTTCTGTCAGAAACACGGCGCCAACCTGCTGAGCATCAGCGGTCCGGACGAGGAGTATTTCGTTCTGCAGATCCTTCACGAGGCCTTTGG GGAGTCTGAGGACCACGAGCAGCATTGGTTTTGGATTGGACTGAACCGCAGGAACCCCACGGACAACGGCAGCTGGAGGTGGAGTGATGGACTGGCT TTCACATACCAGAACTTTGGCCGCTACTACTACAACATTCGGCAGTGTGCTGCAGCGGACTTGGGCACTATGACCTGGCTGGCCATGCACTGTGACTCTGAGTTAGACTGGATCTGCAAGCTCCCCAGAG GTAGTGTTGAGAAAGAACCCGAAGCCTCTGAAG GCGCCGGTTCACCAGAGTGGATTGCCTTCCAGGAGGCTGAGTATAAATTTTTTGACCACCGCACCACTTGGGACCAGGCCCGGAGGATTTGCTCCTGGTTTGATTCTTCGCTGGCTTCCGTCCACTCAGCTGAGGAAGAAGCTTTCCTGGCCAACACTTTACACAAG ATGGTGAAAGTAGAGGGTGACAACTGGTGGCTGGGGCTTTACACGTACGAGAACGACGGCCGTTTCCGCTGGTCTGACAACTCTGTGCTCAATTATGTGTCCTGGGCTCTTGGGAGGCCCCACCCGCTCAGCCGTGATCGCAAGTGTATCCACATATCCGCCAGCAAAG CGGACTGGGCTGATCAGAAATGCCACTCCGACCTTCCCTACATCTGCAAGAGAGTGAACGTCACAGGCACCATTCCTCCAACTCCATCAACCCCCCACCAACCTGCAGGCTGTCCTGATGGATGGGCTTCCTATCAGCACAAG TGTTTCAGGGTGTTCGATCAGTCACACCGGGTCACATGGTCTGCAGCCAAGCTGAAATGTGAGCCGCAAGGAGGTGCACTGGCAGTGGTGTCCAATCATCTGGAGCAAG CCTTTATCACCACCCTGCTGAACAATGCCAGTGTGGACCTTTGGGTTGGTTTGACCTCGGATTCTAAAGGTCATTTTCAGTGGGCCAAGACTAGCCTGCTCAGCTACACCAACTGGGCCCCTGGAGAGCCACTCGACAACAGCGGGCCACACCACAACAAGACACGG GGAAACTGTGTGGTGATGATTCATGGGAACCCGCAGAAGAACACCGGCATGTGGGCTTCCCGGGCCTGCGAGATGGAATCTAATGGCTACATTTGTCAAAGGCATCAAG ACCAACAACTTCCCCCAGCACCCGCGTTGATTCCTGCCTCGCTGTCGAAGCCTGTGGAGCTGGGTGGAGTGACGTACCGGGTTGTGGAGAAGCGACTGGACTGGACCGGTGCTCTGCATCTTTGTGAATCTCTGAATGGGACTCTGGCCACAGTGAAGGATCCCTACCAGCAAGCTTATCTCACGCTGCTGATCAACAGCCTGCGCCGGCCAGCCTGGATTGCTCTTTACAACTACGGA GGACGAAGCTTCACCTGGCTGGGTGAAGAAGAAGTATCTTATTCAAACTGGAAATACGGGGAGCCCAATCAGATGGCTGGATGCGGTCACATGACCACTACCGGGCAGTGGACTATGACTCCCTGTGATGCTAAACTGGAGGCAGCTATCTGTCAAATTAGTG ATGATCCTGTGAGCCACCAGTGGATCTATCCCGGTCACTGCCCCAGCTTGCTGGGGGAGTGGGCCTGGGTGCCTTTCCGAAATCACTGCTACGCCTTCAACCTGCAAAGACTTAAACTGCAGCAGGACGCACGCGTGTCATGTAAAAAAG tGGGAGCAGAACTTCTCTCCATCTTGGATGAGACAGAGAATGGATTTGTGTTGGAGCACATCCAGAGCTATGAAGAACAGGCACATGGAGCTTGGCTGGGCATCAGCGTGAAAG gtAGAGGTCTGGTGTGGAGTGAGGACATCGAGATGTCATACACCAACTGGGAAGCGCACAACCTGGCCTTCTCTGTTCTGTCTCCGAACTCCTGCTTCTGGATCCAGAGCAACAGCGGCTTGTGGAAGCCGGGCTCCTGCAGGAACCGCACACATGGAGTCATCTGCAAACGGCCACGCA GTGCTGAACCCTCAGATGTAACTT CGGATGGCGACCATCTGCCCACTCTGATTGTCGTCATAGTGACAGGCCTGGTGCTGGTGATGCTGATCGTTGGTGTGATCTACCTGTACCGTCGGCGAACAGTCGGGTCACGGGGGTCCTACGAAGGAGCCCGCTACAGCCGCACCAACTCCAGCCTCACCGAGCAGACGGAGAAGAACATCCTGGTGTCCGACATGGAGCTGAACGAGCAGCCGGAGTAG